A single window of Syntrophotalea acetylenica DNA harbors:
- a CDS encoding L-threonylcarbamoyladenylate synthase: MILAINPDTPQKRLINRVVECVKQGGVIAYPTDTIYGLGCDIFNRKGVKRIYQMKERSQRKPFSFICADLSDVANYAQVSNFAFKIMRRYLPGPYTFVLEATRVVPDLLVTKQKTVGIRIPSNSIALAIVRELGHPLVTTSANISGEEPCYDPSVINERLGRQIDMIVDGGIITGEASTVISLIDDKIEVLRQGAGNTDWIHQL; the protein is encoded by the coding sequence ATGATTCTTGCCATAAATCCCGATACACCTCAAAAACGATTGATCAACCGGGTTGTTGAATGCGTCAAGCAGGGAGGCGTGATCGCTTACCCCACCGATACGATTTACGGACTGGGTTGCGATATATTCAATCGCAAAGGGGTCAAGCGCATCTACCAGATGAAGGAGCGCAGTCAGCGCAAGCCCTTTTCATTTATATGCGCCGATCTCTCGGATGTGGCCAACTATGCACAGGTCAGCAACTTTGCCTTCAAAATCATGAGACGCTATCTTCCCGGTCCCTACACCTTCGTGCTTGAAGCCACGCGGGTGGTTCCCGACCTGCTCGTTACCAAACAGAAAACGGTCGGGATTCGCATCCCGTCCAATTCCATCGCTCTGGCCATTGTTCGTGAACTGGGCCATCCTCTGGTGACCACCAGCGCCAACATTTCAGGAGAGGAACCCTGTTACGACCCCTCCGTTATCAATGAACGTCTCGGCAGGCAGATCGATATGATTGTCGACGGTGGCATTATTACGGGTGAGGCCTCCACTGTTATCAGTCTGATCGATGACAAAATAGAGGTGCTGCGCCAGGGAGCGGGCAACACCGACTGGATTCATCAGCTTTAG
- a CDS encoding M16 family metallopeptidase produces MVQKTVLDNGIRILTERVPGAYSATAGFWVECGSRHEPSELSGVSHFLEHMLFKGTIHRSAPAIAKQIDSVGGALNAFTSSEYSCYYARVAGHDLPLAIDLLSDIILNSVIDLDELEKERRVILQELHMLEDSPEDCIHEMFARSFWQGNSLGRPVIGSMSSVQSLERHHLVDYLERFYGGGNLIICVTGDVRHDELVARIERLFNGYAAGKKPVSQTPPDGHSCIRSVFKDIEQVHFCLGCSAPPQTHDQRFAGNVLNTMLGGSMSSRLFQVLREERGMAYSIYSYLSAHSDVGALIVYAGTSAGDLQHAVNLVLKELSRFRQAEPMAAELQAAKDLLKGQFMLSLESTENRMTRLAKNEIYLGRVQSPADVVESLQRVSGRHILELARTYLRDDCINLQILGPIRGDAFPAVDMTLG; encoded by the coding sequence ATGGTTCAGAAAACTGTTCTGGATAACGGGATCCGCATTCTTACGGAGCGCGTGCCGGGTGCCTATTCGGCAACGGCGGGCTTCTGGGTCGAATGCGGATCCCGCCATGAACCTTCTGAGCTCAGCGGCGTTTCCCATTTTCTTGAACACATGCTGTTCAAAGGAACCATCCATCGCAGCGCGCCGGCTATCGCCAAGCAAATCGATTCGGTAGGCGGCGCTCTCAACGCCTTTACCAGTTCTGAATACAGCTGTTATTACGCCAGGGTTGCCGGCCACGACCTGCCTCTTGCAATCGACCTTCTGTCCGACATCATTCTCAACTCCGTTATTGACCTTGACGAACTGGAAAAAGAGCGCCGGGTAATTCTCCAGGAACTTCACATGCTGGAAGATTCCCCCGAGGATTGTATCCACGAGATGTTCGCGCGTTCGTTCTGGCAGGGCAATTCCCTGGGCAGACCCGTGATCGGCTCGATGTCATCGGTCCAGTCCCTGGAACGTCACCACCTGGTCGATTATCTCGAAAGATTTTACGGTGGCGGCAATCTCATTATTTGCGTTACCGGGGATGTGCGGCATGATGAGCTTGTTGCCCGGATTGAAAGACTTTTCAATGGTTACGCTGCCGGGAAGAAACCGGTTTCGCAAACGCCCCCTGACGGTCACTCCTGTATCCGTTCCGTTTTTAAGGATATTGAACAGGTTCACTTTTGTCTCGGGTGTTCCGCTCCTCCGCAAACGCATGATCAACGGTTTGCCGGCAATGTTCTCAATACCATGCTTGGTGGCAGCATGAGTTCCCGGCTGTTTCAGGTCCTTCGTGAAGAACGGGGAATGGCCTATTCCATCTACAGCTACCTCAGCGCCCATTCCGATGTCGGCGCCCTGATTGTATATGCAGGTACTTCCGCCGGCGACCTGCAGCATGCCGTCAATCTGGTGCTGAAAGAGCTGTCCAGGTTCCGACAGGCAGAGCCGATGGCCGCGGAGCTGCAGGCAGCCAAGGATCTGCTCAAAGGACAATTCATGCTTTCGCTGGAAAGCACGGAAAACCGCATGACCCGTCTTGCCAAAAATGAAATCTACCTGGGACGGGTCCAGTCGCCCGCCGATGTCGTCGAAAGTTTGCAGCGGGTTTCCGGTAGGCACATTCTGGAACTGGCTCGAACCTATCTGCGCGATGATTGTATAAATCTACAGATACTTGGACCGATTCGAGGGGACGCATTCCCTGCCGTCGACATGACGCTCGGCTGA
- the rpsO gene encoding 30S ribosomal protein S15: MLATDKKQELINQYKRHEGDTGSPEVQIALLSERITYLTEHFRTHKKDHHSRRGLLKIVGQRRRLLDYLKRNDVERYRAIIKSLGIRR, translated from the coding sequence GTGCTGGCCACTGATAAAAAGCAGGAACTCATCAATCAGTATAAACGTCATGAGGGTGATACGGGTTCGCCTGAGGTTCAGATTGCTCTGCTGTCAGAACGCATTACCTACCTGACCGAGCATTTCCGTACCCACAAGAAAGACCATCATTCCCGTCGCGGTTTGCTGAAGATTGTCGGGCAGCGTAGGCGTCTTCTGGACTATCTGAAACGCAATGATGTCGAACGTTACCGTGCAATCATAAAAAGCCTCGGTATCCGCAGGTAG
- the dut gene encoding dUTP diphosphatase — MKTITIKIKRMRSQALLPAYMSRHAAGMDLYACPDSIMVLEPGSRAVIPTGIAVAIPPGYEGQVRPRSGLALHRGVTLVNAPGTIDADYRGEIGIILINHGSETFMVSPGDRIAQLVIAPVRQAVLELVENLDETGRNDGGFGHTGC; from the coding sequence ATGAAAACGATTACAATTAAAATAAAAAGAATGCGTTCCCAAGCCCTGTTGCCTGCCTACATGAGCCGGCATGCCGCAGGCATGGATCTTTATGCCTGCCCGGATTCGATCATGGTGCTTGAACCCGGAAGCCGCGCCGTGATTCCAACCGGAATCGCCGTCGCCATCCCGCCCGGTTACGAGGGGCAGGTCAGGCCACGCTCGGGTCTGGCTCTGCATCGCGGTGTTACCCTGGTCAATGCGCCCGGAACAATCGATGCGGATTACCGGGGGGAAATCGGCATCATCCTTATCAATCACGGTAGCGAGACCTTTATGGTTTCGCCAGGGGACCGTATTGCCCAGTTGGTTATCGCGCCGGTTCGGCAGGCCGTTCTCGAATTGGTCGAGAATCTTGACGAAACCGGTCGCAACGATGGGGGGTTTGGTCATACCGGTTGCTAG